One window of the Burkholderia sp. FERM BP-3421 genome contains the following:
- a CDS encoding glutathione S-transferase family protein, whose product MLTVHHLNNSRSQRVLWLLEELGVPYEIQRYARDPATMLAPPELRAVHPLGKSPVITDDGLTLAESGAIVEYLLDRYGEGRLAPPRGTPERARLTYWLHYAEGSAMPPLLLKLVALRIASAPMPFFAKPIARRIAATLQSSFIDPQLKLHLGYLDDALRPTGWFVGDAFSAADIQMSFPLEAAASRDGAVAALPSITAFLARIHARPAYRRALERGGPYAFAN is encoded by the coding sequence ATGCTGACCGTCCATCACCTGAACAACTCCCGCTCGCAGCGCGTGCTGTGGCTGCTCGAAGAACTGGGCGTGCCCTACGAGATCCAGCGCTATGCGCGCGATCCGGCCACGATGCTCGCGCCGCCCGAGCTGCGCGCCGTGCATCCGCTCGGCAAGTCGCCGGTGATCACCGACGACGGGCTGACGCTCGCGGAATCCGGCGCGATCGTCGAATACCTGCTCGACCGCTACGGCGAAGGTCGCCTCGCGCCGCCGCGCGGCACGCCGGAGCGCGCGCGGCTGACCTACTGGCTGCATTACGCGGAAGGCTCGGCGATGCCGCCGCTGCTGCTCAAGCTGGTTGCGCTGCGCATCGCGAGCGCGCCGATGCCGTTCTTCGCGAAGCCGATCGCGCGGCGCATCGCCGCGACGCTGCAGTCGAGCTTCATCGATCCGCAGCTGAAGCTGCATCTCGGCTATCTGGACGACGCGCTGCGCCCGACCGGCTGGTTCGTCGGCGACGCGTTCAGCGCGGCCGACATCCAGATGAGCTTCCCGCTCGAAGCGGCGGCCTCGCGCGACGGCGCGGTCGCGGCGCTGCCGTCGATCACGGCCTTCCTCGCGCGCATTCACGCGCGCCCTGCCTATCGGCGCGCGCTCGAACGCGGCGGCCCGTATGCGTTCGCGAACTGA
- a CDS encoding DUF1345 domain-containing protein — MTLYPQVLRNRPRMMAALAAGVLFGLLFPQPLRPVVRVLIGWDVAIWLYLALMWTRMMRAHHRKVADIAMLDDEKATTVLTVICLATVASIAAIAIELASAKGAGIGHYVVTGATMFGAWFLIPTIFTLHYARLYYLSPRDARALQFPDRDLDPDYWDFLYFSFTIAVASQTADVSLGNRSIRRAALAQSILSFYFNIAVLGLSINVAAGLLS, encoded by the coding sequence ATGACGCTCTATCCCCAAGTGTTGCGCAACCGGCCGCGCATGATGGCGGCGCTCGCCGCCGGCGTGTTGTTCGGCCTGTTGTTTCCCCAGCCGCTGCGCCCCGTCGTGCGCGTGCTGATCGGCTGGGACGTCGCGATCTGGCTGTATCTCGCGCTGATGTGGACGCGCATGATGCGCGCGCATCATCGCAAGGTGGCGGACATCGCGATGCTCGACGATGAAAAGGCCACCACCGTGCTGACCGTGATCTGCCTCGCGACGGTCGCGAGCATCGCGGCGATCGCGATCGAACTCGCGAGCGCGAAGGGCGCGGGCATCGGTCACTACGTGGTGACGGGCGCGACGATGTTCGGCGCGTGGTTCCTGATCCCGACCATCTTCACGCTGCACTATGCGCGGCTCTACTACCTGTCGCCGCGCGACGCCCGCGCGCTGCAATTCCCGGACCGCGACCTCGATCCCGACTACTGGGACTTCCTGTATTTCTCGTTCACGATCGCGGTGGCGTCGCAGACCGCCGACGTGTCGCTGGGCAATCGCTCGATCCGCCGCGCCGCGCTCGCGCAGTCGATCCTGTCGTTCTACTTCAACATCGCGGTGCTCGGCCTGTCGATCAACGTCGCGGCGGGGCTGCTGAGCTGA
- a CDS encoding metallophosphoesterase → MRPAPLLCRHAANHAGRDFVVGDLHGCVDPLRVLLHDARFDAARDRLFSVGDLVDRGEQPEAALALLDRPWFFPVLGNHEDVLCAVAEGALAMSVWERIGGAWAAHLPAEALARHARRLRMLPLVRSIGDGAARFHILHAEFFGDDAALARGDYDDATRQRLLWGRELVYGRADPARQAGLSPTYCGHTPVHEVMRIGAQTFVDTGAFDRSGKLTLLEVESGRCWAISVAAARFRGAADLPLP, encoded by the coding sequence ATGCGCCCCGCCCCTCTCCTGTGCCGTCACGCCGCCAATCATGCCGGCCGCGACTTCGTGGTCGGCGACCTGCACGGCTGCGTCGATCCGCTGCGCGTGCTGCTGCACGACGCGCGCTTCGACGCCGCGCGCGACCGGCTGTTCTCGGTCGGCGATCTGGTCGACCGGGGCGAACAGCCGGAAGCCGCGCTCGCGCTGCTCGACCGCCCGTGGTTCTTCCCGGTGCTCGGCAACCACGAGGACGTGCTGTGCGCGGTCGCGGAAGGCGCGCTCGCGATGAGCGTGTGGGAACGGATCGGCGGCGCGTGGGCCGCGCACCTGCCGGCGGAGGCGCTGGCCCGCCACGCGCGGCGGCTGCGCATGCTGCCGCTCGTGCGCAGCATCGGCGACGGCGCGGCGCGCTTTCACATCCTCCATGCGGAATTCTTCGGCGACGACGCCGCACTCGCGCGCGGCGACTACGACGACGCGACGCGCCAGCGCCTGCTGTGGGGCCGCGAACTGGTGTACGGCCGCGCCGATCCGGCCCGGCAGGCCGGCCTCTCGCCGACCTATTGCGGCCACACGCCGGTGCACGAAGTGATGCGCATCGGCGCGCAGACCTTCGTCGACACCGGCGCGTTCGACCGCTCCGGCAAGCTCACGCTGCTCGAGGTGGAAAGCGGCCGATGCTGGGCGATCTCGGTGGCCGCCGCGCGCTTTCGCGGCGCGGCCGACCTGCCGCTGCCCTGA
- a CDS encoding RES family NAD+ phosphorylase encodes MTSIARRADWPLAALDWAPAYRVIPTRFPAINLFDRVASADDFEALYALEALTNDRVRSEVGQLDLVPPGERRFGAGYGPIMAAFTHLNPNGSRFSDGRYGVFYCARARDTAIAETRYHAALFLAATREPSMRQQMRLYTVVAQGEVADVRGWSARDPALLDANDYRAGQALGQAVRAAGVAGIAYPSVRDPAGECLAAFRTTLLRDCHHAAYLEYNWNGAAIDAVYELNQVG; translated from the coding sequence GTGACCTCGATCGCACGGCGTGCCGACTGGCCGCTTGCCGCGCTCGACTGGGCGCCGGCCTACCGGGTCATCCCGACGCGTTTTCCCGCGATCAACCTGTTCGACCGCGTCGCGTCGGCCGACGATTTCGAAGCGCTCTACGCGCTCGAGGCGCTGACCAACGACCGGGTGCGCAGCGAGGTCGGCCAGCTCGATCTCGTGCCGCCCGGCGAGCGCCGCTTCGGGGCCGGCTACGGGCCGATCATGGCGGCCTTCACCCACCTGAACCCGAACGGCAGCCGTTTCTCCGACGGCCGCTACGGCGTGTTCTACTGCGCCCGCGCGCGCGACACCGCGATCGCGGAAACGCGCTACCACGCCGCGCTGTTCCTGGCGGCCACCCGCGAGCCGTCGATGCGCCAGCAGATGCGGCTCTACACGGTGGTGGCGCAGGGCGAGGTGGCCGACGTGCGCGGCTGGTCCGCGCGCGATCCGGCGCTGCTCGATGCGAACGACTATCGCGCGGGGCAGGCGCTGGGGCAGGCGGTGCGCGCGGCGGGCGTGGCGGGGATCGCATATCCGTCGGTGCGCGATCCGGCGGGCGAGTGCCTCGCGGCGTTCCGCACGACGCTGCTGCGCGACTGCCACCACGCGGCCTATCTGGAATACAACTGGAACGGCGCGGCGATCGACGCCGTCTACGAGCTGAACCAGGTCGGCTGA
- a CDS encoding MbcA/ParS/Xre antitoxin family protein: MSYPALKPHPNPPDASVTEMSAAGLRAFFNIARDWELSVDEQLVLLGSPGRSTFFKWKASPQTARLTRDTLERLSLMLGIYKALQILLPQAAAADAWVKRPNDAAPFNGRRALDRMLAGNVSDLVAVRQYLDAMRGGWA; encoded by the coding sequence ATGTCCTATCCTGCCTTGAAGCCCCACCCGAATCCGCCGGACGCGTCGGTCACCGAGATGTCGGCGGCCGGGCTGCGGGCGTTCTTCAACATCGCGCGCGACTGGGAGCTGTCGGTCGACGAGCAGCTGGTGCTGCTGGGCTCGCCGGGGCGCTCGACCTTCTTCAAGTGGAAGGCGTCGCCGCAGACGGCGCGCCTGACGCGCGACACGCTCGAACGCCTGTCGCTGATGCTCGGCATCTACAAGGCGCTGCAGATCCTGCTGCCGCAGGCGGCGGCCGCGGATGCGTGGGTCAAGCGTCCGAACGACGCCGCGCCGTTCAACGGCAGGCGCGCGCTCGACCGGATGCTGGCGGGCAACGTCAGCGACCTCGTGGCCGTGCGCCAGTATCTCGATGCGATGCGGGGCGGATGGGCGTGA